The Nothobranchius furzeri strain GRZ-AD chromosome 6, NfurGRZ-RIMD1, whole genome shotgun sequence genome includes a region encoding these proteins:
- the LOC107396958 gene encoding eukaryotic translation initiation factor 4E-binding protein 1 produces MSAAGQTSRSREIPAVRRIAIHDAAHMPQDYSTTPGGTVFSTTPGGTRIIYDRKFLLQCRMSPLTRTPPNLPDIPGVTRQLNPDSSNDTNQPEETPNKSHHNNTHTQQSPGEDAQFEMDI; encoded by the exons ATGTCAGCGGCCGGTCAGACCTCCAGGAGCCGGGAGATCCCCGCCGTCAGGAGGATCGCCATCCACGATGCTGCCCACATGCCCCAGGATTACTCCACCACCCCGGGGGGGACCGTGTTCAGCACCacgcctggag GTACCAGGATCATCTATGACAGGAAGTTCCTCCTGCAGTGTCGGATGTCTCCGTTGACTCggacgcctcccaacctccctgaTATCCCAGGAGTCACCAGGCAGCTGAACCCAGATTCCTCTAACGACACAAACCAACCAGAAGAGACGCCTAACAAGAGCCACCACAACAACACGCACACACAGCAGAGTCCAG GGGAAGATGCCCAGTTTGAGATGGACATATAA